TACCATATCAGTACGCGACAGTATGCTCGTCTGGTTGATGAGTGGGTGACCGCAATTGGGCTCCGGCGTGAGGAATACGGCACCCACTCACTTCGGCGAACCAAGGCGGCCTTGATCTATAAGCAGACAGGCAACCTGAGAGCCGTGCAGATACTGCTCGGGCACACAAAGATCGAAACGACGGTCAGGTACTTGGGCGTTGAGGTCGAAGATGCCCTCACCCTAGCTGAAGCGACTGAGGTCTGAAGCACGCAGGTGAGCCGGCTACGCCGGCTCACCGTTTCTGCGAAGAGCTGCCTCTCACCATTCAGGCTGAAGCGCGGTAATCTCGTGAGCGGCCCTTCTTCAGCAGCACCTTACTATGCATTAGTGGGGAGCCGTAAACCTTTCGAAGGCGCCGACCCTACCTTGCACCATACTTCTTGATCTGTGCTGATACGCCCTTCTTAATCAGATCGATCGCGCGCTCGTTGGAGTTGCCGCTCAAGAGAAAGAGCGAGAACTGACGCAGCTTCCGCCGTGTCAATATTGGAATCGGCTCCGACACGAAGCTGAAGATGGATCGAAGCCGTTCAGCTGCGAACTTCTCAACCTTGCCTGGGTCGGCATTGCGGCTTGGGCCTGTCGGTGGAGGGAGGTCGAACAGGTCCGTCGGAGCGGGCTGATAGTCGTAGAAGCGTGTCTCCCAGTCGGACGTGCCGAAGACCTCGTCGAGTGCGGCTCTCTTGCTCGGATCTAATGCGGCATGATCGTGACTGAGCTGGCGCAGCGCTGCATGCAGCGGAAAGAGGTACCAGACGTCGGCGCGACTAGTCTCCGCCAAGAAACGTAACGTATCCCACCTGACGGACATGCCGTAGGGATCGAGGAAGACGACCGCCCGCTGCAGACCGCTTCGGCCATGCGCGACCCATGGTCCTCTGGTAAAGATCTCCCGGATTTGCTCGTTCGCATCTCCTTGGACGCAGCGAATGTCGCGGTTCGGGAAGTCGTTCCTGACCCGCTCGAGGGCGCTGAACCGGCCTGCGTTCTTCTCGATGAAAACGAGGTGGCGAAAAGGGGGATCGATCGCCAGCGCGCGTCGTGCCGATCCTTCGAAACGGGCTCGATCGAGAACGCCCCCGCCAATGGTGAAGAGGCCACTCGGCCCACCGTCCACGGCTCGGTCGCCCGTACCAGCGAAGGCATCCACATACCAAGTTTCGAAGGGATCGGCGGGCGATGGCTTGGCCTTAAGCGCTGCGGTGTAGAAGTTTAGGTAATCTGAGACAGCGTTAAGCTTGATCTCAGTCCAGCTGCCGCCAAAGCGATGCTCTGCTAGTTCCAAGTTTGCCACCGGGGTCTGTCTGAATTGTGCTCGAAGCAGAACGGAAAAGCATGAACTTCGATGCCGTGGGCGGCAGCGGCTATCATGCGGCCCGGGAGGCGACTGGGACTGGGAGCTCGTTCCATTCCCGACCGTCTAAGTCGCGACCGCCCGTCTTAGGACGGATACCTCCCCACTGCTTGAAGAAGAACGCCACGCTCTGCTCGGCGCATTGGTCCCGGATCTCTCGTGCCCAATCGATCTTCATTGGCCTGGCACCAGGACCACTTTCGCCGCCGGCGATCACCCAGTGAATGCCGGTAAGGTCGACTGGACCGACGGCTCCGATCAGTGGCTCAACTGAAAGGAAGCGTACGGCGGCCGAAGCCTGACGGAGGTGGACTATCCGAGATGAGGAGCGGCCGTCCTCAACTGAGACCCCCAGCCAAATGTGGGCTGGAGGAGAGGCATTGCGGTACCGGCTATTCAGATACTCGCGCATCAGAGAGCTGCGCTTCGTTAGCACCTGGAAAACGTGCCAGTCGGCCCTCTCCATTGTGTCGAACACCAAGTCGATGAAGGTGCGCGGAACCTTCTTGTGGAACAGGTCACTCATCGAGTTAACAAA
The Sphingomonas ginsengisoli An et al. 2013 genome window above contains:
- the tcmP gene encoding three-Cys-motif partner protein TcmP yields the protein MANLELAEHRFGGSWTEIKLNAVSDYLNFYTAALKAKPSPADPFETWYVDAFAGTGDRAVDGGPSGLFTIGGGVLDRARFEGSARRALAIDPPFRHLVFIEKNAGRFSALERVRNDFPNRDIRCVQGDANEQIREIFTRGPWVAHGRSGLQRAVVFLDPYGMSVRWDTLRFLAETSRADVWYLFPLHAALRQLSHDHAALDPSKRAALDEVFGTSDWETRFYDYQPAPTDLFDLPPPTGPSRNADPGKVEKFAAERLRSIFSFVSEPIPILTRRKLRQFSLFLLSGNSNERAIDLIKKGVSAQIKKYGAR
- a CDS encoding DUF5131 family protein; translation: MADGSAIEWTDATWNPVTGCTKITAGCDNCYAARFSERWRGIPGHPFENGFDLTLRPERMAQPLAWKRSRMIFVNSMSDLFHKKVPRTFIDLVFDTMERADWHVFQVLTKRSSLMREYLNSRYRNASPPAHIWLGVSVEDGRSSSRIVHLRQASAAVRFLSVEPLIGAVGPVDLTGIHWVIAGGESGPGARPMKIDWAREIRDQCAEQSVAFFFKQWGGIRPKTGGRDLDGREWNELPVPVASRAA